TGAAATAAAACAAGCTTCACAGTCACAGTCAAATCCCAAACAAAATAGTCAAAAGTGACAAGATATAACCTATGAACTGACAGAAAACTAAAATGAATCAACTATAAGTAGCAAATCTATATACTTAGGTTAAAAACTTATGTAACACATGTAAAAAATCAAAATACCTAAAagtaaacataaaaaataaaggggacttgaatgtcaagagtataagaATACAATATAACCATTGAGCTTTCTTCATGAATAATAATACAAACTAAAATATGATAACTATAGAACATCATCAGATTAAACAGTTCTTACAATGCAATCCCTTATCAAAATCAAACAGTCGATACATACACAGAATAGAATTCACTCATTCGGTATGACGAGCAGTTAAAGTTTCAGCTTATACACACAAAATATCACCTATACACTAACACAAACCCGAGAAATTTAAACATATGGCAAATCTATATgcttacatcaaacaacaacaaaaaatTGTAAACATCAAATTACccaatttaaaaataaaaaaaacataagtgTCACTTTAATTTTTGAAATTATATGAATACAATAATCAATGACCAATCTTCAAAATGTTGTATAATCTAACAAATATGAAAAACTCAAATtaaaaataagatgaaaaataGTTCTTACATTACAATCCCTTATCTAAATCAAACTAATGACATAAATATAACCATATTATTATGTACACACGTATAGTGACCATAAAAGTTTCTCCTAACTCATACAGACAAAGCATTTGAATGTGTAATAACTGAAAAACAAACAAGTAACGAATAGTTTAATAAAAAAAGAATAAGAGTGAACCTTCTTCTCGCCAAGAAAGTTACGGATCTCAATGGCGGTATTATCATTAGTAATACTGGCATTGATCGGAAAATGGGCATAAACAAAGCGCATCTTGTAGCGGAAGCCTTGAGTGACACCAATGATCAAATTATTAACATGACTGAGTGCAGTACGGATAGCAGCAGTGGTTTTGCGGGATCCGAACCACGCGTCAACCTTGAGCTTCTGTTTACCGGTCTCTGCGTCGGTGATGAGCTGGAAATCGAGGTTGAGATGCTTGAAGTTGCGAGTAAGGGTTCCTCTGGGTCCTGTCACCTCGATGACCTTGGCCTTGATCTTGATTTCGATTCCCTCCGGGATGTCCATGGTCTCCGACGACAAGATTGTCTTCATCTTGTTGCTGCTGCGTCTGCTGTGAAGTGGAGGGTTTGTTTGGAGGCAGGAAACCCTAGAAATGGAGGTGCTGTATATATCTATCGATCAACGTGTGTCTTTTTTTAGGGTTCTTTTAATGGGCTCATTGTTGCTTTGTGGGCCTTTAACATCTAGAATGGGCTTCGGTTTTTTTCTTTGGTAATTAGGCCACACATCCACATAAAGACAGTATTAGAGTAGCTAATCTAATTATAGGTTTgactaaaaatattaaaaatattaaggtggtgtttgtttttataaaaaaaaaatctatgcATGCTCCTTTGTCTGTACAGTGCAGACATTGTCATCTGCAGATTGTTCGTTTTTCTGAATATGTTTCATTAAAAAAACGTTTGCACGAACTCTTCTTGGTACAGACTTGGCTCAGCCACTTGTAAGATCTTCAAAGGTCTGCGaagggttaaacaccaccacccaccaccaccgtccgtacaccaccactagtttattttagaagtctacatacgttaaaaaaacaaacaaccttCTTCTTGCAAACTATAGatgtttggtccacctcttctacAAATGTTTGTAGATGTGGttcgcagactgcagacattttacctcttaaaaaacaaacagcacctaaatgTGTAGGGCCTCTGAGATGGACGTTGAAGATTAGTTGTGTAAAAACGTAGAGGGGTGAATATGTTGTTAGTTTTACCCAGTGGTAAGTGTGTTTTAGAAAACTCTGAACATggtcagcagcaacaacatgatcacccTCTAATAGTGGAGCATCAACCGGGTGATCATCAATgggtgggtcagcaatcacaggaTCAACAACGGGTATaccagcatgaacagggtcatgctcaaacactGGGTCGAGAGCGGCTATCGGCtcgggggccatggcaggctcggggtcatcaaatgccatctcaaaatcaaactcagggaCAATGGGATCAACTGGGCCAACTGGGTCAATcgggtcctccataggctgatccagtgGTATAAACTCTATCTCCTGATCTGGGTCGAATCCAGGGGGAAAGacgggatcggaatcctcctcaaTATCGTGCTCGAAAGCAAAGCTCGGGGCAAGGGCAACAGAGGACGCCCTATCAGGATCTGAACCGTGAGAAAAGTGTTGCCACTCTGAGAGTGTGacggtgcggaggccacagactcgaaggagtctgggaccggtgagtgtgcaggtgactccCCAACTGGAGCATCTGCGAGTAACAAAAGATCACCAgcagctagaagggcctcgccctgaacaTCATCCTCTAGGGGCTCATCATCAAACAGATCGACGTCGCCATCAGCGTCGGCGTCATCATAAGCAGGATAAACGGCCAaaggtatgggagcagggatctctacgagcggtaggtccccggccaaagggccatcagcgagctcatcagcaccatcaggtaacgcaaagggctgaaagtcatccTCGTCTGTGCTAGTAACGTCGGATGTGTGAACCTCGCGCTCTGAAGACTCTAGGTCGTCTGATACTATAGGTCTAGGGCCCGTGGTGTCTGAATCACCAGTGCCGgacgagtccatgtgtctgtaacataaacacaaatatgcacaaataatcagtcatacaatcaggtaaacacattagtcaccaattaagcaatcaaataattctcctagtcccactagcctcccagcctcccagactgatattcctagtcccactagccaattctctcagcctctcagactgctcttcctagtcccactagccaattttttcccagcctctcagactgctcttcctagtcccactagccaaatttttcccagcctctcagactgctcttcctagtcccactagccaaatttttCCCAGCCTCTCACACtaactccctagtcccactagacaactacctcggtctcttagaccgagcctcggcctcccagactgagcctataaataataaataaaatgtgctcaacatttgtttataaaagcGTTTTGGATCTGAACTTAAGTGGTATgtagtaaaaatgttttcgtgagagccctagtgatcatagtctagactcgagaaggaatcctagttcgctatgatcagagctctgataccaagctgtcacaccctggctttgcggaagcgtggttaattttggtgtgacttcttaataccatagcttaaccataacaagctatatgaaataaaaaccatgcaagatcatccattaaattaagttttaaaaaccaaatacaacaacattgtcttaggacgttgactcatgcaactgaaactacaacctgataacatatatcattgttcagaaaacacaaacatcaacatgaaacaaacacagtttaaggactgtgactcgtccaggaaaaagtcacatcccctaaacccggatgacctcgtaacaccttgcagcgggaaaacatatcataccgcgccagatctttaatttcctgaaatacatgtaagttgaaaaatcaacaataatgttgagcgagttcatgtgtaagtgagtaaataaacctttgtatgtataaaatcctggtatgtagcaaacaaggaaaagagatcaccagtggtttgcaaggccattgatttgtgtgaagtgcaagtaggaagactcaaacctagcggatttatgcgttgggcacaaagtcaccccgaggtccgttatgctgggcctggggctgggctcgctacacccagatagatctaccgctcatgtccctcggtcctaccctgaggattaatggcctcaagtttccgcctacccactcacatgatctaagtagtaaacctccttacgctaaccataccatgtataaagttctcataaatatagtaacatgtatttcacccccgcagtttagaaaactgaaaacagttaagagaaatgggggacatgaactcacagtggtgcgtctctaccaagtatatctcctgatcaagcagctgtgcgacgacctacgcgtactaactctattagacggacggtcgtgccttagcttcatggtttaagtttttggggaaatagttagacaactatttcgtgtttacattttgtaaatacttggtaattcttttccttcccaatgatgggggatttaatacatgtgcgttcgtataacttcggaatatattattaagtctcacttaatatatattttacttcttactccaaaatataaatattcttcccaaaaatattatattttaatacatatgattttcccaaaataataccttgacaaaaatacgcgttcataaatatttccttaaaatgcgtaagttacgctTTAAAGATCGAgcggtaataataattaccggtgtaacttaaataattattgcgaaggcgttcgtattattttggagtcgttaacacggtaatattatttttaccctaaaaataatatttgtatatttcacaaaataatcataaacacataacaagtgacgttatgaaaaatatatatactaaatatatatttaccaagttttattttgtgaaatcccacctccgatattttgtaaataaagtcgtggcgaaatctataatttgaaaacaagtctaaaatgtatttctaacacttgtagtgaaagtaattctaagtgttaggtttttgaaaaaatttcgccagagtttcccctgtaactggaggtggccacgctttcaagcgtatcattttcttttataaatcaaaccaacaattttctcattcaatcaaaacaatatccaaagcatcaaactagtcaaaatacatataaatcgcataaattacatgaacttgtggtttgtccgGAATATGAAGTAAAACccattatttttagtggatctttacataaatcaatccggtttcgtaaaaacctcgctt
This is a stretch of genomic DNA from Helianthus annuus cultivar XRQ/B chromosome 16, HanXRQr2.0-SUNRISE, whole genome shotgun sequence. It encodes these proteins:
- the LOC110918774 gene encoding 60S ribosomal protein L9-1; translation: MKTILSSETMDIPEGIEIKIKAKVIEVTGPRGTLTRNFKHLNLDFQLITDAETGKQKLKVDAWFGSRKTTAAIRTALSHVNNLIIGVTQGFRYKMRFVYAHFPINASITNDNTAIEIRNFLGEKKVRKVDMLNGVTVVRSEKVKDELVLDGNDIELVSRSCALINQKCHVKNKDIRKFLDGIYVSDKAKIEEEA